In Bubalus kerabau isolate K-KA32 ecotype Philippines breed swamp buffalo chromosome 4, PCC_UOA_SB_1v2, whole genome shotgun sequence, one DNA window encodes the following:
- the AMZ2 gene encoding archaemetzincin-2 isoform X1: protein MQTVGHSEHTLKTALISKNPELVKQYEQLDPGEQRLLNEAFQPRSDLFGPITLHSPSDWIISHPEAPQDFEEFFSDLHRKSPSPEKQTIYIQCIGLLGNTRSISEEYLKWLKGYCEAFFYGLTVKLLEPIPVSATRCSFRINDSTRNLQIHAGQILTFLKKKKPEDAFCVVGITMIDLYPRDSWNFVFGQASLTEGVGIFSFARYGTDFYSSHYKGELRKLERRSSSDYSVFDDYQLPEATSVLLLRSCKTLTHEIGHIFGLRHCQWLACLMQGSNHLEEADRRPLDLCPICLRKLQSAVGFRLRDRYKALVRWIDAESTDTPRVTPKHSREELVTLPKPVEAFKEWREWVTRCLAVLQK, encoded by the exons ATGCAAACAGTAGGGCACTCTGAACACACCCTGAAGACGGCCCTCATCTCAAAGAACCCAGAGCTTGTGAAGCAGTATGAGCAGTTGGACCCCGGGGAGCAGCGCCTGCTTAACGAGGCCTTCCAGCCACGCAGTGATCTCTTTGGACCCATTACTTTGCATTCACCATCGGACTGGATAATCTCCCATCCTGAGGCTCCGCAAGACTTTGAAGAGTTTTTCAGTGATCTTCACAGAAAGagcccttctccagagaagcagacTATTTACATACAGTGCATTG GATTGCTGGGAAACACCAGAAGTATCAGTGAAGAATATTTGAAATGGCTCAAGGGCTACTGTGAAGCCTTCTTCTATGGGTTGACAGTCAAACTCCTAGAGCCGATTCCTGTCTCTGCAACCAGATGTTCCTTTAGAATCAACGATAGCACACGGAACCTTCAGATTCATGCAG ggcaGATCCTGACgttcttaaaaaagaagaaacccgAAGATGCCTTTTGTGTTGTGGGAATAACTATGATCGATCTTTACCCAAGAGACTCCTGGAATTTTGTCTTTGGACAGGCTTCTTTGACAGAGG GTGTGGGGATATTCAGCTTTGCCAGGTACGGCACGGACTTCTACAGCTCACACTACAAAGGCGAGCTGAGGAAGCTGGAGAGGAGGTCTTCGAGCGACTACTCGGTGTTCGATGACTACCAGCTTCCTGAGGCCACCAGTGTACTGCTGCTCCGCTCGTGCAAG ACTCTTACCCACGAGATCGGACACATCTTTGGCCTCCGGCACTGCCAGTGGCTCGCCTGCCTGATGCAAGGCTCCAACCACCTGGAGGAAGCCGACCGGCGCCCGCTGGACCTCTGCCCCATCTGCTTACGCAAGCTGCAGAGTGCCGTCGGCTTCCGGCTCAGAGACCGGTACAAA GCACTGGTCAGGTGGATTGATGCCGAGTCCACTGACACTCCTAGAGTTACTCCAAAACACAGTCGTGAGGAGCTGGTAACTTTGCCAAAACCTGTGGAAGCCTTTAAAGAGTGGAGGGAGTGGGTCACAAGATGCCTGGCTGTTCTCCAGAAATAA
- the AMZ2 gene encoding archaemetzincin-2 isoform X2, translating to MQTVGHSEHTLKTALISKNPELVKQYEQLDPGEQRLLNEAFQPRSDLFGPITLHSPSDWIISHPEAPQDFEEFFSDLHRKSPSPEKQTIYIQCIGLLGNTRSISEEYLKWLKGYCEAFFYGLTVKLLEPIPVSATRCSFRINDSTRNLQIHAGQILTFLKKKKPEDAFCVVGITMIDLYPRDSWNFVFGQASLTEGVGIFSFARYGTDFYSSHYKGELRKLERRSSSDYSVFDDYQLPEATSVLLLRSCKTLTHEIGHIFGLRHCQWLACLMQGSNHLEEADRRPLDLCPICLRKLQSAVGFRLRDRYKVPTNMSAYAASLRGHWSGGLMPSPLTLLELLQNTVVRSW from the exons ATGCAAACAGTAGGGCACTCTGAACACACCCTGAAGACGGCCCTCATCTCAAAGAACCCAGAGCTTGTGAAGCAGTATGAGCAGTTGGACCCCGGGGAGCAGCGCCTGCTTAACGAGGCCTTCCAGCCACGCAGTGATCTCTTTGGACCCATTACTTTGCATTCACCATCGGACTGGATAATCTCCCATCCTGAGGCTCCGCAAGACTTTGAAGAGTTTTTCAGTGATCTTCACAGAAAGagcccttctccagagaagcagacTATTTACATACAGTGCATTG GATTGCTGGGAAACACCAGAAGTATCAGTGAAGAATATTTGAAATGGCTCAAGGGCTACTGTGAAGCCTTCTTCTATGGGTTGACAGTCAAACTCCTAGAGCCGATTCCTGTCTCTGCAACCAGATGTTCCTTTAGAATCAACGATAGCACACGGAACCTTCAGATTCATGCAG ggcaGATCCTGACgttcttaaaaaagaagaaacccgAAGATGCCTTTTGTGTTGTGGGAATAACTATGATCGATCTTTACCCAAGAGACTCCTGGAATTTTGTCTTTGGACAGGCTTCTTTGACAGAGG GTGTGGGGATATTCAGCTTTGCCAGGTACGGCACGGACTTCTACAGCTCACACTACAAAGGCGAGCTGAGGAAGCTGGAGAGGAGGTCTTCGAGCGACTACTCGGTGTTCGATGACTACCAGCTTCCTGAGGCCACCAGTGTACTGCTGCTCCGCTCGTGCAAG ACTCTTACCCACGAGATCGGACACATCTTTGGCCTCCGGCACTGCCAGTGGCTCGCCTGCCTGATGCAAGGCTCCAACCACCTGGAGGAAGCCGACCGGCGCCCGCTGGACCTCTGCCCCATCTGCTTACGCAAGCTGCAGAGTGCCGTCGGCTTCCGGCTCAGAGACCGGTACAAA GTGCCCACAAACATGTCAGCGTATGCGGCATCCCTGCGTGG GCACTGGTCAGGTGGATTGATGCCGAGTCCACTGACACTCCTAGAGTTACTCCAAAACACAGTCGTGAGGAGCTGGTAA